A stretch of the Sulfolobus acidocaldarius SUSAZ genome encodes the following:
- a CDS encoding potassium-transporting ATPase subunit A, translated as MKCSLCGVRDAEIYQAHKGRSLCRYCFIEDIRNRVKREIERLGLSRASKIVLAVSGGKDSYVLADTLASFIDHDKLVAYNIIEGINGYNRVEQVIQFKNFLNELGIELIEDSFEKSVGFTLDQMVANSKKKNLNVSACTFCGGFRRKLINTAGLKLNGDYVATGHNLDDEVQAIMLNVIRGDLIRLIRFGDKPIKLSSRFVLRVKPLRRIYEWETTMYAYYRGYKFQEVECPYIELKPTLRAKVRELLYALEEKRPGTLLQILDTFDSIAERVRSGSSFKDELPRCKICGDPTSYGREICKNCELLINSGLLNYQNFPIS; from the coding sequence ATGAAGTGTAGTTTATGCGGAGTAAGAGATGCTGAGATATACCAAGCTCATAAAGGTAGGTCTCTCTGTAGGTATTGTTTTATCGAAGATATAAGGAATAGGGTGAAAAGGGAGATAGAAAGATTAGGTTTATCTAGAGCTAGTAAAATAGTACTTGCAGTATCTGGTGGTAAGGATAGTTATGTCCTGGCAGATACGTTAGCCTCTTTTATTGATCATGATAAGTTGGTCGCGTATAATATAATTGAAGGAATAAATGGATACAATAGAGTGGAACAGGTAATTCAGTTCAAGAACTTTCTAAATGAGTTAGGGATAGAGTTAATAGAGGACAGTTTTGAGAAAAGTGTAGGTTTCACCTTAGACCAAATGGTAGCTAATTCTAAGAAAAAAAATCTAAATGTGTCAGCTTGTACATTTTGTGGCGGATTTAGGAGAAAATTGATAAACACAGCAGGTCTTAAGTTAAATGGGGACTACGTTGCTACCGGTCATAATTTAGATGATGAAGTTCAGGCTATTATGTTGAATGTAATTAGAGGTGATCTAATTAGGCTGATAAGATTTGGTGATAAACCAATCAAACTTAGTTCCAGGTTTGTACTTAGAGTGAAACCACTAAGGAGGATATATGAATGGGAAACTACAATGTATGCATACTATAGAGGTTACAAGTTTCAGGAAGTTGAATGCCCTTACATAGAGTTAAAACCCACACTGAGAGCAAAGGTAAGAGAGCTATTGTACGCGTTAGAAGAGAAAAGACCAGGTACTCTGTTACAGATATTGGATACCTTCGATAGTATAGCAGAAAGAGTGAGGAGTGGTAGTAGTTTTAAAGATGAGCTACCCAGGTGTAAAATTTGTGGTGATCCTACCAGTTATGGTAGGGAAATATGTAAAAATTGTGAACTTTTGATTAACTCAGGATTGCTTAATTACCAAAATTTTCCTATATCGTAA
- a CDS encoding MFS transporter, producing the protein MSVKAYLELIRVHNVVGSAVSAFMGYVIATTWKFTPLFFLPLLVVSLIAAGGYVINDIYDIEVDKINKPERPLPSGRIEVNIARRFSIVLFAVGLIISIPLGLIPFGVALITIILLYEYARSLKKLGLVGNFIVSLTSALSAYYGGLASGSLLGNFIIPTIYIFFFTLSREFVKGIEDIEGDKRNGVNTLAVKLGEKSTWIIAKIILGILIFTSPLPYFLGFNLIYLIGILALDVLLIYILILHNTIESATKARSLMKIYAIGTLIVFTLGSLRI; encoded by the coding sequence ATGAGTGTTAAAGCTTACTTGGAACTGATTAGAGTACATAACGTAGTAGGTTCTGCAGTTTCAGCCTTCATGGGGTATGTAATAGCAACCACATGGAAGTTTACACCACTTTTCTTTCTCCCGCTATTAGTGGTAAGCTTAATAGCAGCAGGTGGTTATGTAATCAATGATATATATGATATAGAAGTTGATAAAATAAATAAGCCAGAAAGACCTTTGCCATCTGGTAGAATTGAAGTTAACATAGCTAGAAGATTCTCCATTGTTCTATTCGCTGTTGGGCTAATAATTTCAATTCCTTTAGGATTAATTCCTTTTGGCGTTGCACTCATAACTATAATACTACTATACGAATATGCAAGGTCATTGAAGAAACTAGGCTTAGTGGGAAACTTTATTGTATCCCTTACCAGCGCACTCTCTGCATATTACGGTGGACTAGCAAGTGGTTCACTTTTAGGTAACTTTATAATTCCCACAATTTACATCTTCTTCTTCACCCTATCGAGAGAATTTGTAAAGGGGATAGAGGACATTGAAGGGGATAAACGAAATGGGGTAAATACGTTGGCAGTAAAATTGGGGGAGAAAAGTACTTGGATAATAGCTAAAATTATTCTCGGAATCCTAATATTCACCTCACCCTTACCCTATTTTCTTGGATTTAATCTAATATATCTCATAGGCATTTTAGCACTAGACGTTCTCCTGATATACATATTGATTCTCCACAACACTATAGAAAGTGCGACAAAAGCTAGGAGCTTGATGAAAATTTACGCTATAGGAACTCTAATCGTCTTCACATTGGGAAGTTTAAGAATATGA
- a CDS encoding S-adenosylmethionine decarboxylase, with protein sequence MMGVVSLPRVIGKQVYGSLYECDTTVLGEQKVLEQIVRKAAEEGNMTLLDVKAWKIGDGVSIVAIVLESHITIHTWPEYNFATVDVYSCGSHTDPRKAFLYIVKELKARRYTMNEADRSSEF encoded by the coding sequence ATGATGGGGGTTGTTAGTCTTCCTAGAGTCATAGGCAAACAAGTATACGGCTCACTATATGAGTGCGATACAACAGTGCTAGGAGAACAGAAGGTATTAGAACAGATAGTCAGAAAAGCAGCAGAAGAGGGTAATATGACACTCCTTGATGTGAAAGCTTGGAAAATTGGTGATGGTGTAAGTATTGTGGCTATAGTTCTCGAGAGCCACATTACAATTCACACCTGGCCTGAGTATAATTTTGCTACTGTAGATGTTTATTCCTGTGGATCACACACAGATCCCAGAAAAGCCTTCCTATACATAGTTAAAGAATTAAAGGCCAGGAGATATACTATGAATGAGGCTGATAGATCATCAGAGTTTTAA
- a CDS encoding 1-(5-phosphoribosyl)-5-[(5-phosphoribosylamino)methylideneamino] imidazole-4-carboxamide isomerase (catalyzes the formation of 5-(5-phospho-1-deoxyribulos-1-ylamino)methylideneamino-l-(5-hosphoribosyl)imidazole-4-carboxamide from 1-(5-phosphoribosyl)-5-[(5-phosphoribosylamino)methylideneamino] imidazole-4-carboxamide) — protein MKVMPSIDISNKVAVKRIRGKGGSGIILGDPLKITKEIISEGYDAIHIVDLDSAEGLGDNKDIIKQICRLGFSWTQVGGGVRKLEIAKDILEYCSSVVVSTLPITNRKEYDKIISAVGVDKVFLSIDYDDNGYVLIKGWKEKSVKVSDLLDLESGGVIFTYIPNEGTKGGIDNNVVEYVKSVKKIKEYAGGIGSLDDLLKLKSFGFDYSIIGMSFYNGTLRGIKFV, from the coding sequence ATGAAAGTGATGCCTAGCATAGATATTAGTAACAAAGTAGCTGTGAAAAGAATTCGCGGAAAGGGCGGTTCAGGGATTATATTGGGGGATCCATTGAAGATAACTAAAGAAATCATTTCAGAAGGGTATGACGCAATTCATATTGTGGATCTTGACTCAGCAGAGGGTCTAGGAGATAATAAAGATATTATCAAGCAGATATGCAGATTAGGTTTCTCGTGGACTCAAGTTGGAGGAGGAGTAAGAAAATTAGAGATTGCTAAAGATATTCTGGAATATTGTTCTTCAGTAGTTGTTTCTACTCTTCCCATAACTAACAGAAAAGAATATGATAAAATTATTTCAGCTGTTGGGGTTGATAAAGTATTTTTGTCGATTGACTATGACGATAATGGTTATGTGCTCATAAAAGGATGGAAAGAGAAAAGTGTCAAAGTAAGTGACCTATTAGATTTAGAGTCTGGAGGTGTAATATTTACTTACATACCCAATGAGGGTACAAAGGGAGGGATAGATAATAATGTGGTTGAATATGTGAAGAGTGTGAAGAAAATTAAAGAATATGCTGGTGGTATTGGTAGTTTGGATGATCTTCTTAAACTAAAATCGTTTGGGTTCGATTATAGTATAATAGGAATGAGCTTTTATAATGGGACATTGAGAGGTATCAAATTTGTCTAG
- a CDS encoding histidinol-phosphate aminotransferase, with translation MAPTDVSKLIYPWLIEAEDYAFDDIKDGIRLHLNESPYPPPLHIIQAVEKYLINGNRYQHPELTERLRRLAAEYAKVEPENIYPTPGGDGAIRSVFYNLIQPGDKVVFNYPSYSMYNIYASVRGLKKAKINLIEDGDWWKEDNEKLLNESKDARLVVIDNPNNPTGSPMLSEDVLKELLETVKGFVMIDEAYFEFYGKSFSRHIYDYPNLMIVRTLSKAFSLASFRVGYLIANKDVIKVLMKPSTPFDISLPGLIAGITALEDPSYTKHVVAEVSKNREYLLSELRRLGLKVYNSFTNFVFVKDNRNLLSFLMAKRIAIRKPASGYYRISVGSESDCEALIKALGELVETGDS, from the coding sequence ATTGCACCAACCGATGTTTCAAAGTTAATATATCCGTGGTTAATTGAAGCAGAAGATTACGCATTTGATGATATAAAAGATGGTATAAGACTCCATCTTAATGAATCCCCATATCCACCTCCCTTACATATTATACAGGCTGTGGAAAAATATCTAATTAATGGAAACCGCTATCAGCACCCTGAACTTACAGAGAGGTTAAGACGTTTAGCTGCGGAGTACGCAAAAGTTGAACCAGAGAACATTTATCCTACGCCTGGTGGGGACGGTGCAATAAGATCTGTATTTTACAATCTCATCCAACCTGGAGATAAGGTTGTGTTCAACTATCCATCATATAGCATGTATAATATTTACGCTTCAGTACGCGGACTAAAGAAAGCTAAAATAAATTTAATTGAGGATGGAGACTGGTGGAAAGAAGATAATGAGAAATTACTAAATGAGAGTAAAGACGCTAGACTTGTCGTCATAGATAATCCTAATAATCCCACCGGTTCTCCAATGTTATCTGAAGACGTGTTAAAGGAGTTACTTGAAACTGTAAAAGGCTTCGTTATGATCGACGAGGCATACTTTGAATTTTATGGCAAGAGCTTCTCCAGGCACATCTACGATTATCCTAACTTGATGATAGTCAGGACGTTAAGCAAAGCGTTTTCGCTTGCTTCATTTAGAGTAGGCTATTTGATAGCAAATAAGGATGTTATTAAGGTATTAATGAAGCCTTCAACACCTTTTGATATCTCGCTTCCAGGCTTAATAGCAGGGATAACTGCACTTGAGGATCCTTCTTATACAAAACATGTTGTGGCTGAAGTATCTAAAAATAGGGAATATCTATTGTCAGAATTAAGAAGATTAGGTCTAAAAGTGTATAACTCTTTCACAAACTTTGTTTTCGTAAAAGACAACAGGAACCTGTTAAGTTTTCTTATGGCTAAAAGGATAGCTATAAGGAAACCAGCCTCAGGATATTACCGTATATCTGTAGGTAGTGAAAGTGATTGTGAAGCTTTAATAAAAGCATTAGGTGAGTTAGTTGAAACTGGCGATTCCTAA
- a CDS encoding leucyl-tRNA synthetase, whose product MTGDIYARYMRMRGYNVLFPMAFHYTGTPIIAMADDVAKGDKELIDIFKSIYEIPDDVISKLVDPLFMANYFKEEIKQAMKEIGLSIDWKREFTTIDPEFSSFIIWQFRKLQEKGFIVRDTHPVGWCPVHHIPVGMHDTKGDMEPEIGEFVLIYFDSDMGILPVATLRPETVFGAIAVWVNPHESYSIVEIDGKKFIMSEKASSKLSFQIDNLKVIAVVKGSELVKHSAVNPITGKEVPIIGANFVDPLTGTGVVMSVPAHAPFDYFYLKKTKSELPIISVIRVEGMGETLAKDLVEKSNPQNDNDLKKLTEQVYRIEYNKGVMIDITKLVKPEYVEELKPLVNLPVPTARQKITEFITQKGLGRKIYEIMNRPVYCRCGNEVVVKILKDQWFLDYGNQEWKDLARKSIENIRFIPPEIKKDFEFVVDWLQKRACARTRGLGTPLPWDKKWIIESLSDSTIYMAFYTIAHRLKEHKLKPSQLTYEFWEYVMLGNGNPDEISKITGIPVDVITAMRNEFLYWYPLDVRHSGKDLVPNHLSFFIFNHAAIFPNQLWPKGIAVNGFVLYDGKKMSKSLRNIVPLRKAIRMYSPDVIRIALTTNADIGSDVNFSDSYAKSIIDTLKNYYDLLEKLKEFKGEDEGFPEKWLKSKFYQMVINVTQYMDSLDLRSSSNEILYNFSSYINEYFELVRSEGREPNGKLLSQILQIWIKLLSPFAPHFAEELWHKIGNNTLVSLESWPIIDQSNVDLFIDLTHIYHRKLLNDIQAILSVYKDTPKSIKIFVANKEFLNVLRDAINIVQKDGQLRQLMEIYKPKGKQDARLYQRIYEEAREIDDDMKKLVTNFDFDEKDLLDKGVKYLSYKLGIKEIRILDASEMDRTKYNKDALPLRPAIIIE is encoded by the coding sequence GTGACTGGCGATATATATGCGCGTTACATGAGGATGAGAGGTTACAATGTACTATTTCCTATGGCGTTTCATTACACTGGTACACCAATAATAGCTATGGCTGATGATGTGGCTAAAGGAGATAAAGAACTGATAGATATTTTCAAAAGTATTTATGAAATTCCTGATGATGTAATCTCTAAATTAGTAGATCCTTTATTTATGGCTAATTACTTTAAAGAAGAAATAAAGCAAGCCATGAAGGAGATAGGACTAAGCATAGATTGGAAAAGAGAATTTACAACAATAGACCCTGAGTTTTCATCATTTATAATATGGCAATTTAGGAAACTACAGGAAAAAGGTTTCATAGTGAGGGATACTCACCCTGTAGGTTGGTGTCCGGTTCATCATATCCCTGTGGGCATGCATGATACAAAGGGCGATATGGAACCAGAGATCGGAGAGTTCGTATTGATCTATTTTGATTCTGATATGGGAATTCTACCAGTAGCAACTTTGAGACCAGAGACGGTTTTTGGAGCCATAGCAGTATGGGTTAATCCTCATGAGTCATACTCCATAGTTGAAATAGACGGAAAGAAATTTATTATGAGTGAAAAAGCTTCATCTAAGTTGTCTTTTCAAATAGATAATCTGAAAGTCATTGCAGTTGTAAAGGGAAGCGAGCTTGTTAAACATTCAGCGGTTAACCCCATAACTGGAAAAGAGGTTCCTATAATTGGTGCTAACTTTGTGGATCCTTTGACAGGGACTGGTGTTGTGATGTCTGTACCAGCACATGCACCTTTTGATTACTTTTATCTTAAGAAGACTAAATCGGAGTTACCTATAATTTCTGTCATAAGAGTAGAGGGCATGGGAGAGACTTTAGCTAAGGATTTAGTAGAAAAATCTAATCCCCAAAACGATAATGACTTGAAAAAATTGACTGAGCAAGTTTACAGGATAGAGTATAACAAAGGAGTAATGATTGATATAACTAAGCTGGTTAAACCAGAATATGTTGAGGAACTAAAACCTTTAGTTAATCTTCCAGTTCCAACAGCAAGGCAAAAGATAACAGAATTCATTACTCAGAAGGGATTAGGAAGGAAGATATATGAAATAATGAATAGACCTGTTTATTGCAGATGCGGTAACGAGGTTGTTGTGAAAATACTTAAGGACCAATGGTTCTTAGATTATGGTAACCAGGAATGGAAAGATCTTGCAAGGAAATCTATTGAAAATATCAGATTCATCCCTCCTGAAATTAAGAAAGACTTTGAGTTTGTAGTAGATTGGTTACAAAAAAGGGCATGTGCTAGGACTAGAGGGCTAGGAACACCTCTCCCATGGGACAAGAAGTGGATCATTGAGAGTCTAAGTGACTCCACTATTTATATGGCATTCTACACCATAGCACATAGACTCAAAGAGCATAAACTAAAACCTTCTCAGCTTACCTATGAATTCTGGGAATATGTAATGTTAGGTAATGGTAATCCAGATGAGATATCGAAAATTACCGGAATCCCCGTTGATGTCATAACGGCAATGAGAAATGAGTTTCTGTATTGGTATCCATTAGATGTTAGACATAGTGGTAAGGATTTAGTACCTAATCATTTGTCATTCTTTATCTTTAATCATGCTGCTATATTTCCAAATCAACTTTGGCCTAAGGGGATAGCTGTTAATGGTTTTGTATTGTATGATGGTAAAAAGATGAGTAAATCCCTCAGGAATATAGTTCCGCTAAGGAAAGCAATTAGAATGTACAGTCCAGATGTGATAAGAATAGCCTTAACAACAAATGCTGATATAGGTTCGGACGTTAATTTCAGTGATAGCTATGCAAAATCCATTATTGATACTTTAAAGAACTATTATGATCTCTTAGAGAAGTTAAAAGAGTTTAAGGGTGAGGATGAAGGATTTCCTGAAAAGTGGTTAAAAAGTAAGTTCTATCAGATGGTAATTAATGTTACTCAGTACATGGACTCTTTAGATTTAAGGTCTTCATCAAATGAAATTTTATACAATTTCTCGTCATACATTAATGAATACTTCGAACTCGTTAGATCTGAGGGCAGAGAACCTAATGGTAAACTCCTAAGCCAGATATTACAGATATGGATTAAACTACTTTCTCCATTTGCACCTCACTTTGCAGAGGAATTATGGCATAAAATAGGGAACAATACACTAGTGAGCTTAGAGAGTTGGCCAATAATAGATCAATCCAATGTGGACTTGTTTATTGACTTAACTCATATATATCACAGAAAATTATTAAACGACATACAGGCTATATTGAGCGTATACAAAGATACCCCAAAGAGTATAAAGATATTTGTGGCTAATAAGGAATTCCTAAACGTCTTGAGGGATGCTATAAATATAGTTCAAAAGGACGGTCAATTAAGACAGCTAATGGAGATATATAAACCTAAAGGCAAGCAAGATGCCAGGTTATATCAAAGAATCTATGAGGAAGCAAGAGAGATTGATGACGATATGAAGAAATTAGTCACTAACTTCGACTTTGACGAAAAAGATCTTTTGGATAAGGGAGTTAAATATCTATCTTACAAGCTGGGTATAAAGGAAATAAGGATACTAGATGCATCAGAAATGGATAGAACCAAGTACAATAAGGACGCTCTACCTCTTAGACCAGCCATAATCATTGAGTGA
- a CDS encoding ATP--cobalamin adenosyltransferase, translated as MFTRSGDDGKTSIANKKVGKDSPVVELLGDIDELNSHIGYAITRLSWEDMKEDLQKIQVHLFEVGEDIASDSKKKKIDESYVKWIEERTLAYRKESGPVKLFVIPGGSEEASLLHITRTVCRRVERNMVRYSKEIEELNKQNIVYLNRLSSLLFAMALVANKRKNVQEKYYDIGKFW; from the coding sequence ATGTTTACTAGATCAGGTGATGATGGGAAAACAAGTATAGCTAACAAAAAGGTTGGCAAGGATTCGCCGGTAGTTGAACTTTTAGGTGACATTGATGAGCTGAACTCGCATATAGGTTACGCCATTACACGACTATCATGGGAAGATATGAAAGAGGATCTCCAAAAAATTCAAGTCCACCTGTTTGAGGTCGGAGAGGATATAGCTAGTGATAGTAAGAAAAAGAAAATTGATGAAAGTTACGTGAAATGGATTGAGGAGAGAACTTTAGCTTACAGAAAAGAAAGTGGTCCTGTAAAACTATTTGTGATACCTGGAGGATCAGAGGAGGCTTCCTTACTGCATATTACCAGAACAGTCTGTAGAAGAGTTGAAAGAAATATGGTCAGATATTCTAAAGAAATAGAAGAACTAAACAAACAAAACATAGTTTATCTGAATAGGTTATCATCATTACTATTTGCTATGGCGTTGGTTGCGAATAAGAGGAAAAATGTACAAGAAAAGTATTACGATATAGGAAAATTTTGGTAA
- a CDS encoding ATP phosphoribosyltransferase — translation MKLAIPNKGRLQQPVLQFLNYVGIRPLSSDERALIIPTNWEGIQLVMLRTEDIPSLVEAGAADIGITGYDYVLESGANVDELIRLDFGKAKIVLAVPLSWDYNSPDQIKQEIRIATKYYNLAKKYITEKGIPAKVVKISGAAEVIPSLGAADAIIDVMSTGTTLKLHGLKPLDTVLETQAVVIGNRYWMKSDEADKINLMLTMMKGALYARNKKMIFMNVPDGKLNNVIQSLPAMLSPTLSKLAKGDAWEVITVIDGDKLPEIIAKVVANGARDIVVVDIEKVIK, via the coding sequence TTGAAACTGGCGATTCCTAATAAGGGAAGATTACAGCAACCAGTACTCCAATTTCTAAATTATGTAGGGATAAGACCTTTATCTTCAGACGAGAGAGCTCTGATAATACCCACTAATTGGGAAGGAATACAATTAGTAATGTTAAGGACAGAGGATATACCAAGTCTCGTAGAAGCTGGTGCTGCAGATATTGGAATTACCGGATATGATTACGTGTTAGAGTCAGGTGCAAACGTGGATGAGTTGATAAGGTTAGATTTCGGAAAAGCCAAGATAGTGTTAGCAGTACCGCTTTCCTGGGATTATAATTCTCCTGATCAAATAAAACAAGAGATAAGGATAGCCACTAAATATTACAACTTAGCTAAAAAATATATAACAGAAAAAGGGATTCCTGCAAAGGTAGTCAAGATAAGTGGTGCTGCAGAGGTCATTCCATCATTAGGGGCAGCGGACGCAATTATAGACGTAATGAGTACCGGAACTACACTTAAATTACATGGTTTAAAACCACTAGATACTGTTTTAGAAACTCAGGCAGTAGTTATTGGTAACAGATATTGGATGAAGAGTGATGAGGCTGACAAAATTAATCTAATGTTAACGATGATGAAAGGAGCTCTTTATGCTAGAAATAAGAAAATGATATTTATGAATGTACCAGACGGTAAATTAAACAATGTTATACAGTCATTACCAGCTATGCTATCACCAACTCTTTCTAAACTAGCTAAAGGCGATGCATGGGAAGTGATCACAGTAATAGACGGTGATAAATTACCAGAAATTATAGCAAAAGTTGTAGCTAACGGTGCCCGGGACATAGTGGTAGTAGATATAGAAAAGGTGATAAAGTAA